One Actinoplanes missouriensis 431 DNA segment encodes these proteins:
- a CDS encoding maleate cis-trans isomerase family protein encodes MVGTRAVFGVIVPSTNTVVEHDYWGARIPGVAYRAGSMFIPDPVMSDDAGFQALLGQIRASIGTAVRDALTAEPDRLVMGMSAETFWGGVEGNAAFEQRLRDRTGLPVTTGASSCRAALRELGCRRIAVFSPYQPIADREVGRFFTEAGFDVAAITGLRCPTAMHIARVPGDRLRDVVAEIDGPDVEAIVQVGTNLSFVALADRLEEELGKPVIAINAATLWFALRDHGIPDRVCGAGSLLRDH; translated from the coding sequence ATGGTCGGCACGCGCGCCGTCTTCGGCGTCATCGTGCCCAGCACCAACACCGTCGTCGAGCACGACTACTGGGGCGCCCGGATCCCCGGCGTGGCGTACCGTGCGGGCTCGATGTTCATCCCCGACCCGGTGATGAGCGACGACGCCGGCTTCCAGGCCCTGCTCGGCCAGATCCGGGCATCGATCGGCACCGCGGTCCGCGACGCCCTCACGGCCGAGCCCGACCGGCTGGTGATGGGCATGTCAGCGGAGACGTTCTGGGGTGGCGTCGAGGGCAACGCCGCGTTCGAGCAGCGGCTTCGGGACCGCACCGGGTTGCCGGTCACCACCGGTGCGAGCTCCTGCCGGGCCGCCCTGCGGGAACTGGGCTGCCGGCGGATCGCGGTCTTCTCGCCGTACCAGCCGATCGCCGACCGCGAGGTGGGCCGCTTCTTCACCGAGGCCGGCTTCGACGTCGCGGCCATCACCGGCCTGCGCTGCCCGACCGCCATGCACATCGCCCGGGTGCCCGGCGACCGCCTGCGCGACGTCGTCGCCGAGATCGACGGCCCGGATGTGGAGGCGATCGTCCAGGTCGGCACGAACCTGTCGTTCGTGGCCCTCGCCGATCGCCTGGAGGAGGAGCTCGGCAAGCCGGTGATCGCCATCAACGCGGCGACGCTGTGGTTCGCGCTGCGGGACCACGGCATCCCCGATCGGGTGTGCGGCGCAGGTTCCCTGCTCCGCGACCACTGA
- a CDS encoding TetR/AcrR family transcriptional regulator: MGGRPAGPTSDTEAVVLTAALRLLLDEGPAALTAQRLFQVTGVSRTTIYRHWPTPGDVLAALIDVAPIPPGTPSGDLATDLHAEVDRLCDRLRDRPVAAFLQALVVAGAVELRHRYVGDLLAPFHEVLRAAGVPDDDREDGVAMIASPLLLDALLLDRTAARARAHRITDTFTGRLRQP; the protein is encoded by the coding sequence ATGGGCGGCCGTCCCGCCGGACCGACAAGCGACACCGAGGCCGTCGTGCTGACCGCGGCACTCCGGCTGCTGCTCGACGAAGGGCCGGCCGCGCTCACCGCGCAGCGCCTGTTCCAGGTCACCGGCGTCTCCCGGACCACGATCTACCGGCACTGGCCGACACCGGGCGACGTGCTCGCCGCGCTCATCGACGTCGCGCCGATCCCGCCCGGCACCCCTTCCGGCGACCTCGCGACGGACCTGCACGCCGAGGTCGACCGCCTCTGCGACCGGCTGCGCGACCGCCCGGTCGCCGCGTTCCTCCAGGCACTCGTCGTCGCCGGCGCGGTCGAGCTGCGCCACCGGTACGTCGGCGACCTGCTCGCGCCGTTCCACGAGGTGCTGCGCGCCGCGGGCGTCCCCGACGACGACCGGGAGGACGGCGTCGCGATGATCGCCTCTCCGCTGCTGCTCGACGCGCTGCTGCTGGACCGCACCGCCGCCCGCGCCCGGGCACACAGGATCACCGACACGTTCACCGGGAGGCTGAGGCAGCCGTGA